In Jejubacter calystegiae, the following are encoded in one genomic region:
- a CDS encoding type VI secretion system Vgr family protein yields the protein MGSLLKLIFSHNHHLLDVKDCNAGLDVLAFEGQEALSRPFSYRIEFTSDDHAIPREAMLMKPASLTLRAPVNQGMGINIQQTVRVIQGVVAGFERLSTSKDETRYALTLEPRLALLSRSHQNAIYQDMSVPQIVEKILRERHGMRGQDFLFSLTNEYPRREQVMQYGEDDLRFITRLLGEVGIWFRFTTDTRLNIDVVEFCDSQQGYEAGPLLPSLPPSGQLDNGVESVWDMESRYQVVEKQVSTRDYNYRHALEEMDQQADITRGDETTWGEAYHYADNYLTPGNRYDRQPESESGAFYARLRHERYLNRQTVLSGVTSSASLAPGQVLKVSGGPEVTEIFSKGVAITKLVCHARRDKSFEIGFEGIPDNADYGYRPAPPARPTMAGTLPARVTSTTENDSYGHIDKDGRYRVNMLFDRDNWETGFESLWVRQSRPYAGDTYGLHLPLLAGTEVAIGFEDGNPDRPYIAGVLHDSAHPDHVTIQNYKRNVLRTPANNKIRLDDSRGQEHIKVSTEYGGKSQLNLGHLVDSEKQKRGEGFELRTDSWGAIRAQKGLFITADGQAKAQGDVLEMQAAISHLGNAREQMNDISGDAQTATANPADVQAQIALLEQKLSDLKKSVVLMSAPDGMALTSGEHLQVSAGRNLIATAGRNADVSVVKNLFIGVGNALSLFVRKLGIKLIANQGPVEMQAQNDLMALLARKEISIVSTEDEIKIIANKKLTLNGGGSYIRLDTNAIEQATLGDYRTRAGHYDRQTKAQNKPEMVPLPGAIMNAVNIALNFFDQNNQPIAGAAYQIAFEGGQVLQGVLDDNGHTLHKNVPDEDARVTYQLPEPLPDEPWPPYSELIRAANTSFTD from the coding sequence ATGGGCAGTCTACTGAAGCTGATATTCAGCCATAATCACCACCTGCTTGATGTTAAGGACTGTAATGCCGGGCTGGACGTGCTGGCTTTTGAAGGACAGGAGGCGCTGAGCCGCCCCTTCAGCTACCGTATTGAGTTTACCAGCGACGACCATGCCATTCCCCGGGAAGCGATGCTGATGAAGCCGGCCTCGCTGACGCTGCGGGCGCCGGTCAATCAGGGCATGGGCATTAACATCCAGCAGACCGTGCGGGTGATTCAGGGCGTGGTGGCAGGCTTTGAGCGGCTGTCTACCTCAAAAGACGAAACCCGCTATGCCCTGACCCTGGAGCCGCGTCTGGCGCTGCTGAGTCGGTCACATCAGAATGCCATCTACCAGGATATGTCGGTGCCGCAGATTGTGGAGAAGATCCTGCGTGAGCGCCACGGCATGCGCGGCCAGGATTTCCTGTTCTCACTGACAAACGAGTACCCCCGCCGCGAGCAGGTGATGCAGTACGGCGAGGACGATCTGCGCTTCATTACCCGGCTGCTGGGTGAGGTGGGGATCTGGTTCCGGTTCACCACCGACACCCGCCTCAACATCGACGTGGTGGAATTCTGCGACAGTCAGCAGGGTTATGAAGCGGGCCCCCTGCTGCCGTCGCTGCCGCCTTCCGGGCAGCTGGATAACGGCGTGGAGTCGGTCTGGGATATGGAGAGCCGCTACCAGGTGGTGGAAAAGCAGGTCAGTACCCGCGACTACAACTACCGCCATGCGCTGGAAGAGATGGATCAGCAGGCGGACATTACCCGGGGTGACGAAACCACCTGGGGGGAGGCCTACCACTACGCGGACAATTACCTGACGCCCGGCAACCGCTATGACCGACAGCCAGAGTCGGAATCCGGCGCCTTCTACGCCCGCCTGCGCCATGAACGTTACCTGAACCGCCAGACGGTGCTTTCCGGGGTGACCAGCAGTGCTTCCCTGGCGCCGGGCCAGGTGCTGAAGGTGAGCGGCGGTCCGGAGGTCACGGAGATCTTCAGTAAAGGCGTGGCGATCACAAAGCTGGTCTGCCATGCCCGGCGCGATAAAAGCTTTGAGATCGGGTTTGAAGGGATCCCGGACAACGCGGATTACGGCTACCGCCCGGCGCCCCCGGCTCGCCCCACCATGGCCGGTACCCTGCCGGCGCGGGTGACCAGCACCACCGAAAACGACAGCTACGGCCATATCGATAAAGACGGCCGCTACCGGGTCAACATGCTGTTCGACCGGGATAACTGGGAAACCGGATTCGAGAGCCTGTGGGTGCGCCAGTCGCGCCCCTACGCGGGGGACACCTACGGCCTGCACCTGCCGCTGCTGGCGGGCACCGAAGTGGCCATCGGCTTTGAAGACGGCAACCCGGACCGGCCTTATATCGCCGGTGTACTGCACGATTCGGCCCACCCGGACCACGTCACCATCCAGAACTACAAGCGCAACGTGCTGCGCACCCCTGCCAACAACAAAATCCGCCTGGATGACAGCCGCGGCCAGGAGCATATCAAGGTCTCGACCGAGTACGGCGGCAAGAGTCAGCTAAATCTCGGCCACCTGGTGGACAGCGAAAAACAGAAGCGGGGCGAAGGCTTTGAGCTGCGCACCGACAGCTGGGGCGCGATACGGGCGCAGAAAGGGCTGTTCATCACGGCGGACGGCCAGGCGAAGGCGCAGGGTGATGTGCTGGAGATGCAGGCGGCTATCAGCCATCTGGGCAATGCCCGGGAGCAGATGAACGATATCTCCGGGGATGCGCAGACGGCGACGGCGAACCCGGCCGATGTGCAGGCGCAGATAGCGCTGCTGGAGCAGAAACTGTCTGACCTGAAAAAATCGGTGGTGCTGATGAGCGCGCCGGACGGCATGGCGCTGACCAGCGGAGAGCATCTGCAGGTGTCGGCAGGCCGTAATCTGATAGCCACCGCCGGCAGGAATGCGGACGTCAGCGTGGTGAAAAATCTGTTTATCGGGGTGGGTAATGCCCTGAGCCTGTTTGTGCGCAAACTGGGGATCAAACTGATAGCCAACCAGGGGCCGGTGGAGATGCAGGCGCAGAACGACCTGATGGCGCTGCTGGCGCGTAAGGAAATCAGCATTGTCAGTACCGAGGATGAGATAAAGATCATTGCGAACAAAAAGCTGACGCTGAACGGGGGCGGAAGCTATATCCGGCTTGATACCAATGCCATCGAGCAGGCGACCCTGGGGGATTACCGGACCCGGGCGGGGCACTACGACAGGCAGACAAAAGCGCAGAATAAACCAGAAATGGTACCGCTCCCGGGGGCGATAATGAATGCCGTTAATATTGCGCTTAACTTTTTTGACCAAAATAACCAGCCGATAGCCGGAGCCGCTTATCAGATCGCTTTTGAGGGGGGGCAGGTATTGCAGGGGGTACTGGATGATAATGGTCATACCCTGCATAAAAATGTTCCGGACGAGGATGCCAGAGTGACTTATCAGTTACCGGAGCCACTGCCCGATGAACCCTGGCCTCCATACTCAGAACTGATTCGGGCCGCCAACACTTCTTTTACCGATTAA
- a CDS encoding type VI secretion protein ImpA — MAILHPQECFLLEQYSSAEHIAATRDAIIEFIDAHEAAYARYQQELPVRGRSEPLWKQADVVWGNRVLPNIRTAREQYINAYIYRTHNDPQAFRIGHTMKDFRRGISEFWDGWMTDEEQMRIARAESKANKLDKRLSLTVSDLWVEGDLTYLGQSSLYSLADLPGRIPRYQLDNSVRIEPGEAPVVTGIYLPDVEFAAAQFLYPCDWNPGDVPVRQGVRRSDWVDEDTGKRDYSWEESRWAETGWTLIRRVEGEYLDVPPEGFFPNGTPEELYSWPEREAGYLSRKGEPVSAWSGEPALHSGDWSAFTGNEMKHVTLSKGAALPYLPGENNSQQRACWTLVKREDGGPLTRES; from the coding sequence ATGGCGATACTTCACCCCCAGGAGTGTTTTTTACTGGAGCAGTACAGCTCGGCGGAGCATATTGCCGCCACCCGGGATGCGATCATTGAATTTATCGACGCCCACGAGGCGGCCTATGCCCGCTACCAGCAGGAATTGCCGGTACGGGGTCGCAGTGAGCCGCTGTGGAAGCAGGCGGATGTGGTATGGGGAAATCGGGTATTACCGAATATCAGGACAGCCCGTGAGCAATATATTAATGCCTATATATACAGAACGCATAACGATCCGCAGGCTTTTCGGATTGGGCATACCATGAAGGATTTTCGCCGGGGCATCAGCGAGTTCTGGGATGGCTGGATGACCGATGAAGAGCAGATGCGCATCGCCAGGGCAGAAAGTAAGGCGAATAAGCTCGATAAGCGGCTTTCCCTGACCGTCAGCGATCTGTGGGTTGAAGGTGATTTAACCTATCTTGGGCAGAGCAGCTTATACAGCCTGGCGGATCTGCCAGGGCGTATTCCGCGCTATCAGCTGGACAACAGCGTCAGAATTGAGCCGGGCGAGGCTCCGGTCGTTACAGGGATTTATCTGCCGGACGTGGAGTTTGCCGCAGCTCAGTTTTTGTATCCCTGTGACTGGAATCCGGGAGATGTGCCTGTCCGGCAGGGGGTAAGGCGCAGTGACTGGGTGGATGAAGATACGGGAAAACGGGATTACAGCTGGGAGGAATCCCGCTGGGCGGAAACCGGCTGGACGCTGATCCGCCGGGTCGAGGGCGAATACCTCGATGTTCCTCCGGAAGGTTTTTTCCCCAACGGCACGCCGGAAGAGCTGTACAGCTGGCCGGAGCGCGAGGCGGGTTATCTCAGCCGGAAAGGTGAGCCGGTAAGCGCCTGGTCGGGAGAGCCAGCCCTTCACTCCGGCGACTGGTCGGCCTTTACCGGCAATGAGATGAAGCACGTCACGCTCAGTAAGGGGGCTGCGCTGCCTTACCTGCCGGGGGAGAATAACTCTCAGCAGCGGGCCTGCTGGACGCTGGTAAAACGCGAAGATGGCGGGCCGCTGACCAGGGAAAGCTAG
- a CDS encoding type VI secretion protein ImpA, producing the protein MAILHPQECFLLEQYSSAEHIAATRDAIIEVIDAHETALARYQQELPVRGRGDPLWKQADVIWGNRVLPNIRPAREFYIRAHILRTHNDPLAFNIGSMMSYYNKGISEFWDGWMTDEEQMRIARAESKANKLDKRLSLTVSGLWVEGDLTYLGLNSLYSLADLPGRIPRYQLDSSVRIEPGEQPIITGIYLPDVEFAAAQLLYPSEQIKRKRNVRQGVRRSEWVDEDTGKRDYSWAESRWAETGWTLIRRVEGEYIDVPPEGFFPNGTPEELYSWPEREAGYLSRKGEPVSAWSGEPALHSGDWSAFTGNEMKHVTLSKGAALPYLPGENNSQQRACWTLVKREDGGPLTL; encoded by the coding sequence ATGGCGATACTTCACCCCCAGGAGTGTTTTTTACTGGAGCAGTACAGCTCGGCGGAGCATATTGCCGCCACCCGGGATGCGATAATTGAGGTTATCGACGCCCATGAGACCGCCCTGGCCCGTTACCAGCAGGAGCTGCCGGTTCGGGGCCGCGGGGATCCGCTCTGGAAGCAGGCGGATGTAATATGGGGAAACCGGGTGCTACCCAATATCAGGCCAGCCCGCGAATTCTATATCAGAGCCCATATCCTGCGGACGCACAATGACCCGCTGGCGTTTAATATTGGCTCTATGATGAGCTATTACAATAAGGGAATCAGCGAATTCTGGGATGGCTGGATGACCGATGAAGAGCAGATGCGCATCGCCAGGGCAGAAAGTAAGGCGAATAAGCTTGATAAGCGGCTTTCCTTAACTGTCAGCGGACTGTGGGTTGAAGGTGATTTAACCTATCTTGGGCTGAACAGCTTATACAGTCTGGCTGATTTGCCGGGGCGTATTCCGCGCTATCAGCTGGACAGCAGCGTCAGGATTGAGCCGGGAGAGCAGCCGATAATCACCGGGATCTATCTGCCGGACGTGGAGTTTGCCGCGGCTCAGTTACTTTATCCCAGCGAGCAAATTAAAAGAAAACGTAATGTTCGTCAGGGGGTAAGACGCAGTGAATGGGTGGATGAAGATACGGGAAAACGGGATTACAGCTGGGCGGAATCCCGCTGGGCGGAAACCGGCTGGACGCTAATCCGTCGGGTCGAAGGCGAATATATCGATGTCCCACCGGAAGGTTTTTTCCCCAACGGCACGCCGGAAGAGCTGTACAGCTGGCCGGAGCGCGAGGCGGGTTATCTCAGCCGGAAAGGTGAGCCGGTAAGCGCCTGGTCGGGAGAGCCAGCCCTTCACTCCGGCGACTGGTCGGCCTTTACCGGCAATGAGATGAAGCACGTCACGCTCAGTAAGGGGGCTGCGCTGCCTTATCTGCCGGGGGAGAATAACTCTCAGCAGCGGGCCTGCTGGACGCTGGTAAAACGGGAAGATGGCGGGCCGCTGACCCTGTAA
- a CDS encoding type VI secretion system Vgr family protein: MANPLNLIFSHSHHLLEVKECSAALDVLAFEGQEALSRPFSYRIEFTSDDHAIPREAMLMKPASLTLRAPVNQGMGINIQQTVRVIQGVVAGFERLSTSKDETRYALTLEPRLALLSRSHQNAIYQDMSVPQIVEKILRERHGMRGQDFLFSLTNEYPRREQVMQYGEDDLRFITRLLGEVGIWFRFTTDTRLNIDVVEFCDSQQGYEAGPLLPSLPPSGQLDNGVESVWDMESRYQVVEKQVSIRDYNYRQALEEMDQQADITRGDETTYGEAYHYADNYLTPGNRYDRQPQSESGAFYARLRHERYLNRQTVLSGVTSSASLAPGQVLKVSGGPEVTEIFRQGVAITKLVCHARRDKSFEIGFEGIPDNADYGYRPAPPARPTMAGTLPARVTSTTENDSYGHIDRDGRYRVNMLFDRDNWETGFESLWVRQSRPYAGDTYGLHLPLLAGTEVAIGFEDGNPDRPYIAGVLHDSAHPDHVTIQNYKRNVLRTPANNKIRLDDSRGQEHIKVSTEYGGKSQLNLGHLVDSEKQKRGEGFELRTDSWGAIRAQKGLFITADGQAKAQGDVLEMQAAISNLGNAREQMNDISGDAQTATANPADVQAQIALLEQKLSDLKKSVVLMSAPDGMALTSGEHLQVSAGRNLIATAGRNADVSVVKNLFIGVGNALSLFVRKLGIKLIANQGPVNVQAQNDLMALLARKEISIVSTEDEIRIIAKKKITLNGGGSYITLDANAIEQATLGDYRTRAGHYDRQLQASKPEDFPNVAPETTEPSSKFSFS, encoded by the coding sequence ATGGCCAACCCACTAAATCTGATATTCAGTCACAGCCACCACCTGCTTGAGGTGAAGGAGTGCAGCGCTGCGCTGGACGTGCTGGCTTTTGAAGGACAGGAGGCGCTGAGCCGCCCCTTCAGCTACCGTATTGAGTTTACCAGCGACGACCATGCCATTCCCCGGGAAGCGATGCTGATGAAGCCGGCCTCGCTGACGCTGCGGGCGCCGGTCAATCAGGGCATGGGCATTAACATCCAGCAGACCGTGCGGGTGATTCAGGGCGTGGTGGCAGGGTTTGAGCGGCTGTCTACCTCAAAAGACGAAACCCGCTATGCCCTGACCCTGGAGCCGCGTCTGGCGCTGCTGAGTCGGTCACATCAGAATGCCATCTACCAGGATATGTCGGTGCCGCAGATTGTGGAGAAGATCCTGCGTGAGCGCCACGGCATGCGCGGCCAGGATTTCCTGTTCTCACTGACAAACGAGTACCCCCGCCGCGAGCAGGTGATGCAGTACGGCGAGGACGATCTGCGCTTCATTACCCGGCTGCTGGGTGAGGTGGGGATCTGGTTCCGGTTCACCACCGACACCCGCCTCAACATCGACGTGGTGGAATTCTGCGACAGTCAGCAGGGTTATGAAGCGGGCCCCCTGCTGCCGTCGCTGCCGCCTTCCGGGCAGCTGGATAACGGCGTGGAGTCGGTCTGGGATATGGAGAGCCGCTACCAGGTGGTGGAAAAGCAGGTCAGTATTCGCGACTACAACTACCGCCAGGCGCTGGAAGAGATGGATCAGCAGGCGGACATTACCCGGGGTGACGAAACCACTTACGGGGAGGCCTACCACTACGCGGACAATTACCTGACGCCCGGCAACCGCTACGACCGGCAGCCACAGTCGGAATCCGGCGCCTTCTACGCTCGCCTGCGCCATGAACGTTACCTGAACCGCCAGACGGTGCTTTCCGGGGTGACCAGCAGTGCTTCCCTGGCGCCGGGCCAGGTGCTGAAGGTGAGCGGCGGTCCGGAGGTCACGGAGATTTTCCGTCAGGGCGTGGCGATCACAAAGCTGGTCTGCCATGCCCGGCGCGATAAAAGCTTTGAGATCGGGTTCGAAGGGATCCCGGACAACGCGGATTACGGCTACCGCCCGGCGCCCCCGGCCCGCCCCACCATGGCCGGCACCCTGCCGGCGCGGGTGACCAGCACCACCGAAAACGACAGCTACGGCCATATCGACCGCGACGGCCGCTACCGGGTCAACATGCTGTTCGACCGGGATAACTGGGAAACCGGGTTCGAGAGCCTGTGGGTGCGCCAGTCGCGCCCCTACGCGGGGGACACCTACGGCCTGCACCTGCCGCTGCTGGCGGGCACCGAAGTGGCCATCGGCTTTGAAGACGGCAACCCGGACCGGCCTTATATCGCCGGTGTACTGCACGATTCGGCCCACCCGGACCACGTCACCATCCAGAACTACAAGCGCAACGTGCTGCGCACCCCTGCCAACAACAAAATCCGCCTGGATGACAGCCGCGGCCAGGAGCATATCAAGGTCTCCACCGAGTACGGCGGCAAGAGTCAGCTAAATCTCGGCCACCTGGTGGACAGCGAAAAACAGAAGCGGGGCGAAGGCTTTGAGCTGCGCACCGACAGCTGGGGCGCGATACGGGCGCAGAAAGGGCTGTTTATTACGGCGGACGGCCAGGCGAAGGCGCAGGGTGATGTGCTGGAGATGCAGGCGGCTATCAGCAATCTGGGCAATGCCCGGGAGCAGATGAACGATATCTCCGGGGATGCGCAGACGGCGACGGCGAACCCGGCCGATGTGCAGGCGCAGATAGCGCTGCTGGAGCAGAAACTGTCTGACCTGAAAAAATCGGTGGTGCTGATGAGCGCGCCGGACGGCATGGCGCTGACCAGCGGAGAGCATCTGCAGGTGTCGGCAGGCCGTAACCTGATAGCCACCGCTGGCAGGAATGCGGACGTCAGCGTGGTGAAAAATCTGTTTATCGGGGTGGGCAACGCCCTGAGCCTGTTTGTGCGCAAACTGGGGATCAAACTGATAGCCAACCAGGGGCCGGTGAATGTGCAGGCGCAGAATGACCTGATGGCGCTGCTGGCGCGTAAGGAAATCAGTATTGTCAGCACCGAGGATGAGATAAGAATCATTGCGAAGAAGAAAATCACGCTGAATGGGGGGGGAAGCTATATCACACTGGATGCAAACGCTATTGAGCAGGCGACCCTGGGGGATTACCGGACCCGGGCGGGGCACTATGACAGGCAACTGCAGGCCAGCAAGCCTGAAGACTTCCCGAATGTGGCTCCTGAAACCACAGAGCCTTCCAGTAAATTCAGCTTTTCCTGA
- a CDS encoding hydroxyethylthiazole kinase: MIISPPFLRDKDATQSDAGWVEAMMPVNARRGYPLNASESWHGGIHILHTDAGTTPEKVRAIADGTIVSFRKPSPPEKRDQFPLKYAPVRGTDDGYVLLKHETEIGSGEDSKVVFYSLYMHLKFLEAEIKADAKIYRKDPLGSSGMTDGGNEFHFQVFCDDNNISKLTGRKTKELDISKDGRTDAVYGDIHFYLPAGTTFYDKAPAKNSTSLTGLSELYTSSTPLYVSMTLAQGNCTMVTRQKNTQIDGKYDLLGEPLVNVDGKDYEYNLYKTAMRNYKESPSAGFELLRFGRVINTGHETLVPADAPLWMTVSYPGGKGVVNLADSSIKKFSDADFPHWTGWLLVDDDNDTHSQCNSAIIRKLQEEGSFEAQSNRLICCLPFEWEKSTIDARYKWLVTGLPWEQCTPEKTAIWQVPGSQESKERTLMSEEDYDKFKQHAEALCFDSGALGKGRLWHFNPAEFIRHFRKCGWLSEQDFIRTIRKTVKNESTLREEGRLTEKIVIKYLNQEKEKSSGAIIRPSEMRKHLALIMRRCGVNSTMRLTHFLSQIYCETGRVRECEEKGKNSYFDKYEPEFDLKHKNKNELARKLGNNQVGDGIKFKGRGIIQLTGRTNYTLYGEYKGDSTKFISAEGAENLITSSYYCCDVGGFYWIQKQRMKMKNNKLVNWGALSINYWADQGVTYGEVKAVTKCVNGGSNGLDSIRWPCFEHAFYALNDSVSPNKNVKFLS, translated from the coding sequence ATGATTATCAGTCCTCCGTTTCTGAGAGACAAAGATGCTACCCAGTCTGACGCAGGCTGGGTTGAAGCGATGATGCCTGTCAATGCTCGCCGGGGATATCCCCTCAATGCATCAGAGTCCTGGCATGGGGGGATCCATATATTGCATACGGATGCAGGCACAACGCCGGAGAAAGTGAGGGCAATCGCTGACGGGACGATCGTATCGTTCCGCAAGCCCTCCCCACCAGAGAAAAGAGACCAGTTTCCACTGAAGTATGCCCCTGTCAGGGGAACGGATGATGGCTATGTTTTATTGAAGCATGAGACGGAAATTGGTTCCGGAGAGGACAGTAAGGTCGTTTTTTACTCTCTGTATATGCATCTGAAGTTTCTGGAAGCAGAGATAAAAGCTGACGCCAAAATTTACCGGAAAGACCCGCTTGGCTCTTCCGGAATGACTGACGGCGGGAATGAATTTCACTTCCAGGTTTTCTGCGATGATAACAACATCAGTAAACTGACAGGGCGAAAAACGAAGGAGCTGGATATTTCGAAAGATGGTCGCACTGATGCGGTTTACGGTGATATCCATTTTTATCTGCCAGCAGGAACAACGTTTTACGATAAAGCACCCGCAAAAAACAGTACTTCCCTGACCGGGCTTTCTGAGCTGTATACCAGCAGTACGCCTCTGTATGTCAGCATGACCCTGGCACAAGGCAACTGTACGATGGTGACCCGGCAAAAAAATACGCAAATTGACGGGAAGTATGATCTGCTGGGCGAGCCGCTGGTTAACGTTGATGGTAAAGATTACGAATACAATCTTTATAAAACCGCGATGCGGAATTATAAGGAAAGCCCCAGTGCTGGATTTGAGTTGCTTCGTTTTGGGCGGGTAATCAATACCGGGCATGAAACGCTGGTGCCGGCAGATGCGCCATTATGGATGACGGTCAGTTACCCGGGTGGAAAAGGGGTGGTCAATCTTGCTGATTCCAGTATTAAAAAGTTTAGTGACGCTGACTTTCCGCACTGGACGGGATGGCTTCTGGTTGATGATGACAATGATACTCACAGCCAGTGTAATTCGGCGATCATCAGAAAGTTGCAGGAAGAAGGCAGTTTTGAGGCTCAAAGCAACAGGCTTATCTGCTGTTTACCATTCGAGTGGGAAAAAAGCACAATAGATGCCAGGTATAAATGGCTGGTGACTGGTCTGCCCTGGGAGCAGTGTACGCCGGAAAAAACGGCCATATGGCAGGTTCCCGGGTCGCAGGAATCCAAAGAACGAACGCTAATGAGTGAGGAAGACTATGACAAATTTAAGCAACACGCAGAAGCGCTGTGTTTTGATTCAGGAGCGCTGGGAAAAGGAAGGCTGTGGCATTTTAATCCGGCGGAGTTTATCCGGCATTTCAGGAAATGTGGGTGGCTAAGTGAACAAGACTTTATTAGAACGATCAGAAAAACTGTAAAGAATGAATCTACATTAAGGGAAGAAGGGCGGTTGACGGAAAAAATAGTTATTAAATACTTAAATCAAGAGAAAGAAAAATCGTCAGGAGCAATAATTCGACCATCGGAAATGAGAAAACACCTTGCATTGATAATGAGGCGTTGCGGGGTAAATAGCACAATGAGACTTACTCATTTCTTATCGCAAATCTATTGCGAAACGGGCCGTGTGAGAGAATGTGAAGAGAAAGGAAAAAATTCGTACTTTGATAAATACGAACCTGAGTTCGATTTAAAGCATAAAAACAAAAATGAACTTGCGAGGAAACTTGGTAACAATCAAGTTGGAGACGGTATTAAATTTAAAGGTCGTGGGATTATACAGCTTACAGGCAGAACTAACTATACGTTGTATGGTGAGTATAAGGGCGATAGTACGAAGTTCATAAGCGCAGAGGGTGCGGAAAATTTAATCACCTCATCTTACTATTGCTGTGATGTAGGCGGGTTCTATTGGATCCAGAAACAAAGAATGAAAATGAAAAATAATAAATTAGTTAACTGGGGGGCATTGAGTATAAATTATTGGGCAGATCAGGGGGTTACCTATGGGGAAGTCAAGGCGGTAACTAAGTGCGTTAATGGTGGGAGTAATGGATTGGATAGTATTCGATGGCCTTGTTTTGAACACGCATTTTACGCTTTAAATGATAGTGTTTCCCCAAATAAAAACGTTAAATTTTTAAGCTGA